The proteins below come from a single Gemmatimonadaceae bacterium genomic window:
- the dapA gene encoding 4-hydroxy-tetrahydrodipicolinate synthase → MTADIARLTGCGTALVTPFNDDTSIDEEALRALVDWQIAEGIHFLVPCGSTGEAATMTIEEHCRVVEIVAKQANGRVPIVAGAASNDTQKAIDLSKRVQDLGATHLLHTSPWYNKPPQRGIVAHYAAIAAAVDLPIVVYNVPGRTGSNIEAKTTLELSRIPGVVATKEASGQLSQIADVIRGRAPEFSVLSGDDELTLPVMALGGDGIVSVISNAAPNLMSELCNRMLAGDQAAARKIHMKLLPWMRAAFVESNPIPVKAALACMGKIKNVLRSPLVPLSDAYGDAVRSALMAAGAELPS, encoded by the coding sequence ATGACAGCGGACATTGCACGACTCACGGGTTGCGGCACCGCGTTGGTGACGCCGTTCAACGACGACACGAGCATCGACGAGGAGGCGCTGCGCGCGCTCGTCGATTGGCAGATCGCCGAGGGAATTCACTTTCTGGTGCCGTGCGGGAGCACGGGCGAAGCGGCGACGATGACGATCGAGGAGCACTGCCGCGTCGTCGAGATCGTCGCCAAGCAGGCGAACGGCCGCGTACCGATCGTGGCGGGCGCCGCGAGCAACGACACGCAAAAGGCGATCGACCTCTCCAAGCGCGTGCAGGATCTCGGCGCGACGCATCTGCTCCATACCTCGCCGTGGTACAACAAGCCGCCGCAGCGCGGCATCGTCGCGCACTACGCGGCGATCGCGGCGGCGGTCGATCTGCCGATCGTGGTTTACAACGTTCCAGGACGAACGGGAAGCAACATCGAAGCGAAGACGACGCTCGAGCTGTCGCGAATTCCCGGAGTCGTCGCGACGAAAGAGGCGTCGGGACAGCTGTCGCAGATCGCCGACGTGATTCGAGGACGCGCGCCCGAATTCTCCGTCCTGTCCGGCGACGACGAGCTCACGTTGCCCGTGATGGCGCTCGGCGGAGACGGCATCGTGTCCGTGATCTCGAACGCGGCCCCCAACCTCATGTCCGAGCTGTGCAACCGGATGTTGGCGGGCGACCAGGCCGCGGCGCGCAAGATTCACATGAAGCTGCTGCCGTGGATGCGGGCGGCGTTCGTCGAGTCGAATCCGATTCCCGTGAAGGCAGCGCTCGCGTGTATGGGCAAGATCAAAAACGTTTTGCGCTCGCCGCTCGTGCCCCTGTCCGATGCCTACGGCGACGCCGTTCGCTCGGCACTGATGGCGGCGGGAGCAGAGCTGCCATCGTGA
- a CDS encoding dihydrodipicolinate reductase C-terminal domain-containing protein, which yields MTRKLAIVGLGKMGRAIGELAPDRGWSVVAELGQRDMMTPTRESLGGADVAVEFSVPGAAPANIRSLVGFGCPVVVGTTGWYDGFDEVRRLVDERQGALLTAANFSLGVNAFEQIVAEAARLLRAATGFDAHEIETHHAAKKDAPSGTAQTLAAAAGRAWGHAIPITSVRTGSVPGIHEFIFDAPFEQIRLTHTARDRRVFAEGALLAAGWLIGKRGVFTMRDVLASAATEDSQ from the coding sequence ATGACACGCAAGCTGGCGATCGTCGGACTGGGCAAGATGGGCCGCGCCATCGGCGAGCTGGCGCCCGACCGCGGATGGTCGGTCGTCGCGGAGTTGGGGCAGCGCGACATGATGACGCCGACCCGCGAGTCGCTGGGCGGGGCAGACGTCGCCGTGGAGTTCAGCGTTCCAGGGGCGGCGCCGGCGAACATTCGGTCGCTCGTCGGGTTCGGATGTCCGGTGGTCGTCGGCACCACGGGCTGGTACGACGGCTTCGACGAAGTTCGGCGTCTCGTGGACGAACGGCAGGGTGCGCTTTTGACCGCGGCCAATTTTTCGCTCGGCGTGAACGCGTTCGAGCAAATCGTCGCCGAGGCCGCTCGTCTGCTGCGCGCGGCCACGGGATTCGACGCGCATGAGATCGAGACGCATCACGCGGCGAAGAAAGACGCGCCCTCCGGGACTGCACAAACGCTCGCGGCCGCCGCGGGTCGGGCCTGGGGGCACGCGATTCCGATCACCAGCGTGCGGACCGGTTCGGTTCCGGGGATTCACGAGTTCATTTTCGACGCGCCGTTCGAGCAGATTCGGTTGACGCACACGGCTCGCGACCGGCGGGTGTTCGCCGAGGGCGCGCTCCTTGCCGCCGGCTGGCTCATCGGGAAGCGAGGCGTGTTCACGATGCGCGACGTGCTCGCGAGCGCGGCGACAGAGGATTCTCAATGA
- the lysC gene encoding lysine-sensitive aspartokinase 3 — protein MIVLKFGGTSVADAEAVKRTSSIVGTRLDRGPIVVVSALGGVTNSLLALAEQASRGHLLGALASLEGLRDRHLGEAERLLGDGADAVETCEELSAMIDEMAHLAEALSTLGDLTPRSLDAIASFGERMSSILCVAAFKRSGIPAVHVDACDVMITDDAFTRAEPQRDAIADSCRRLVLPLLRDGKVPVLGGFIGASEGTRIITTLGRGGSDYSASLIGAAVRADAIEIWTDVDGMLTADPRVVPSARLIDQIAFAEASELASFGAKVLHPNTIAPAVRLGIPVYVLNSMNPQGHGTKITFDAPQRSVSAIAGKGGVTLVRVGSPRMLLTEGFLRSIFATFERHKTSVDVVATSEVSVSLTVDDASRLDSIVSDLRSLGDVAIERNRGIVAVVGGAIAEGGHAMARALDAIGDVRVHMLSLSASRINLTMVVDDEHVRPAMQRLHAAFFESAGSGGKAA, from the coding sequence GTGATCGTCCTCAAGTTCGGCGGCACGTCGGTCGCCGACGCGGAAGCGGTAAAGCGAACCTCGAGCATCGTCGGCACGCGGCTCGACCGAGGACCGATCGTCGTCGTCTCGGCGCTCGGCGGTGTGACCAACTCGCTGCTCGCACTCGCCGAGCAAGCCTCGCGCGGACATCTCCTCGGCGCCCTCGCGTCGTTAGAGGGGCTTCGAGACCGGCACCTCGGCGAAGCCGAGCGGCTGCTCGGCGACGGAGCCGACGCGGTCGAGACGTGCGAGGAGTTGAGCGCGATGATCGACGAGATGGCGCACCTCGCCGAAGCGCTGTCAACGCTTGGAGACCTCACGCCGCGCAGTCTCGACGCCATCGCCTCGTTCGGCGAGCGAATGTCGTCCATCCTGTGCGTGGCGGCGTTCAAGCGGTCGGGGATTCCGGCGGTGCACGTGGATGCATGCGACGTCATGATCACCGACGACGCGTTCACGCGCGCCGAGCCCCAGCGCGACGCGATCGCTGACTCGTGCCGCCGTCTGGTGTTGCCGCTACTGCGGGACGGAAAGGTGCCGGTGCTCGGCGGCTTCATCGGAGCGTCTGAAGGTACGCGAATCATCACGACGCTCGGGCGCGGCGGCAGCGACTACAGCGCGTCGCTGATCGGCGCCGCGGTGCGCGCCGACGCGATCGAGATCTGGACCGACGTGGACGGCATGCTCACCGCCGACCCGCGCGTCGTTCCTTCGGCGCGGCTGATCGACCAGATTGCGTTCGCGGAGGCGTCGGAGTTGGCATCGTTCGGCGCAAAGGTGCTGCACCCGAACACAATCGCTCCCGCCGTCCGCCTCGGGATTCCGGTCTACGTTCTCAACTCGATGAACCCGCAGGGTCACGGCACCAAGATCACGTTCGACGCGCCGCAGCGATCGGTGAGCGCCATCGCCGGGAAGGGAGGCGTGACGCTCGTGCGCGTCGGTTCGCCGCGCATGCTCCTCACCGAAGGGTTCCTGCGCTCGATCTTCGCGACGTTCGAGCGGCACAAGACGTCGGTCGACGTCGTGGCGACGTCGGAAGTCTCCGTGTCGCTCACGGTGGACGATGCATCGCGTTTGGATTCGATCGTCTCCGACCTGCGCTCGCTCGGCGACGTCGCCATCGAGCGGAATCGCGGCATCGTCGCCGTCGTCGGCGGCGCGATCGCGGAGGGCGGGCACGCCATGGCGCGAGCGCTCGACGCGATCGGCGACGTACGCGTGCACATGCTCTCGCTCAGCGCGAGCCGCATCAACCTGACGATGGTCGTCGACGACGAACACGTGAGGCCCGCCATGCAGCGGCTCCACGCCGCGTTCTTCGAGTCGGCGGGGAGTGGGGGGAAAGCCGCATGA
- the asd gene encoding aspartate-semialdehyde dehydrogenase — protein MTPVPSNPPLSSPSPGQRRRVAVLGATGAVGQAFIRLLVGHPWFELVSLAASERSAGKPYREAAKWVGAGDMPPFVADMIVQPCDPDRVDADVVFSALDSAAAGDAEPAFARAGRTVLTNAKNHRMEPDVPLVIAEVNPDHLGVIESQRKNRGWPGAIVANGNCSAIVTTLPVAPIHQAFGIERMIVVTMQAVSGAGYPGVPSLDIIGNVIPYIADEEPKIEGEVRKFLGSLNVGSIKSAEFAVSAHANRVPVEHGHTVCVSLALKKRAPADEVSAAIAEWRGNENARNLPSAPERPIVLADQPDRPQPRRQVDAGGGMTVIVGRVRRDPVFDVKLVAMGHNVIRGAAGASVLNAELMMRCGLLDGP, from the coding sequence ATGACACCCGTGCCCTCGAATCCGCCCCTTTCATCGCCCAGCCCCGGACAGCGACGCCGCGTCGCGGTCCTCGGCGCAACCGGCGCCGTGGGACAGGCGTTCATTCGGTTACTCGTCGGACATCCGTGGTTCGAGCTGGTTTCACTCGCCGCGTCCGAGCGATCGGCGGGGAAGCCGTATCGCGAGGCGGCGAAATGGGTGGGCGCCGGTGACATGCCGCCGTTCGTCGCCGACATGATCGTTCAACCGTGCGATCCGGATCGCGTCGATGCGGACGTCGTCTTTTCGGCGCTCGACTCGGCCGCGGCGGGCGACGCCGAGCCGGCGTTCGCGCGCGCCGGACGAACGGTGCTGACGAACGCGAAGAACCATCGCATGGAGCCCGACGTTCCACTCGTCATCGCCGAGGTGAACCCCGATCATCTCGGCGTGATCGAATCGCAACGCAAGAATCGCGGCTGGCCCGGGGCGATCGTCGCGAACGGGAATTGCTCGGCCATCGTCACGACGCTCCCCGTCGCACCGATCCATCAGGCATTCGGCATCGAGCGGATGATCGTCGTGACGATGCAGGCCGTGTCGGGCGCAGGCTACCCGGGCGTTCCGTCGCTCGACATCATCGGCAACGTGATTCCCTACATCGCCGACGAAGAGCCGAAGATCGAAGGCGAGGTTCGAAAGTTTCTTGGCTCGCTGAATGTCGGGTCCATCAAGAGCGCCGAATTCGCGGTCAGCGCGCACGCGAACCGGGTTCCGGTGGAGCACGGCCATACGGTCTGCGTCTCGCTCGCCCTCAAGAAGCGCGCGCCGGCGGATGAAGTGTCGGCCGCCATCGCCGAGTGGCGCGGCAACGAGAACGCGCGAAACCTGCCTAGCGCGCCCGAACGGCCCATCGTTCTCGCGGACCAGCCGGATCGGCCGCAGCCGCGGCGCCAGGTCGACGCGGGCGGCGGCATGACGGTGATCGTGGGGCGAGTCCGCCGCGATCCCGTGTTCGACGTGAAGCTCGTGGCGATGGGGCACAACGTGATTCGCGGCGCCGCCGGCGCGTCGGTGCTGAACGCCGAGTTGATGATGCGCTGCGGGCTGCTCGACGGCCCGTGA
- a CDS encoding M20/M25/M40 family metallo-hydrolase, producing MTDVVSLAAELLALDSSTGAESGAVDFVSKWLVARGWNVTLQEVTKDRANVWASRKGRGVTFSTHLDTVLPYIPPRRDGDRLMGRGSCDAKGIAAAMLAAAEQLATSGEERVDLLFVVGEEKGSDGARAANHLAATSKFLVNGEPTESKLASGAKGSLRVTVRTHGRAAHSAYPQLGESAITPMLALLPTLDQLDLPHDGVLGDTTYNVGVLRGGTAANIIPAAAEAEIMFRLVGDVAPIRAQIEKWAKGRAELEFGSHIPAQHFHTIPGFEVAPVAYTSDIPLLSRWGTPLLFGPGSIHVAHTPGEFISVRELKAAVESYKKIVKTLLAA from the coding sequence ATGACCGATGTCGTCTCGCTGGCCGCCGAACTCCTCGCGTTGGATTCCTCCACGGGCGCCGAAAGCGGCGCGGTGGATTTCGTCTCGAAGTGGCTTGTCGCGCGCGGTTGGAATGTCACGCTCCAAGAGGTGACAAAGGACCGCGCCAACGTGTGGGCATCGCGGAAGGGACGCGGCGTCACATTCTCCACGCACCTCGACACCGTCCTTCCATATATCCCGCCGCGCCGGGACGGCGACCGCCTGATGGGGCGCGGGTCCTGCGACGCCAAAGGAATCGCCGCCGCCATGTTGGCCGCCGCCGAGCAGCTCGCGACGTCCGGCGAAGAGCGTGTCGATCTCTTGTTCGTCGTGGGAGAAGAGAAGGGGTCCGACGGCGCTCGAGCGGCGAACCACCTCGCGGCGACGAGCAAGTTTCTCGTGAACGGCGAACCCACCGAGAGCAAGCTGGCGAGCGGAGCCAAAGGCTCGCTTCGCGTGACTGTGCGCACGCACGGACGCGCCGCGCACTCGGCGTACCCGCAATTGGGGGAATCGGCCATCACACCGATGCTCGCGTTGCTGCCGACGCTAGATCAGTTGGATCTGCCGCACGACGGGGTCCTGGGCGACACGACCTATAACGTCGGGGTGCTGCGCGGCGGAACCGCGGCCAACATCATTCCCGCGGCCGCCGAAGCGGAGATCATGTTTCGGCTCGTGGGCGACGTGGCGCCGATTCGCGCGCAGATCGAGAAGTGGGCGAAGGGGCGAGCCGAGCTCGAGTTCGGATCGCACATTCCGGCGCAGCACTTCCATACGATCCCCGGCTTCGAAGTTGCACCTGTCGCCTATACGTCGGACATCCCGCTGCTGTCGCGATGGGGCACGCCGCTCCTCTTTGGTCCCGGCTCGATCCACGTCGCGCACACCCCCGGAGAGTTCATCAGCGTGCGCGAATTGAAGGCGGCGGTCGAATCGTACAAGAAGATCGTGAAGACTCTGCTCGCCGCATGA